A region of Paraburkholderia sp. BL23I1N1 DNA encodes the following proteins:
- a CDS encoding fatty acid desaturase has translation MNSRAVIHDQDLIRSAFPEWDTLHRTMTSPDVLNVVIDIVFDWLSITVAILILLRVGWWTAPAAVAWIGNRQRALGNLLHDAAHRNFARSSRLNDALARLFIAPALFNGLALYRELHARHHAWLGDPTHDPDYIAVQPGPGDGWWQPFLKVLLAPAAWSASIFGHLHLRRLGWMQRLGIIGWWVAVLGAVTLVRGVHAAALFFGIWMLARATFFHAITTFRELCDHFGLARGGIFSYTRDVSSRSVMRWIIHPHNNGYHLMHHLMPSIPYHRLPRAQRRLLALPAFASEARVCHAYFRGPEAVVREWEVQGGENAAA, from the coding sequence ATGAATAGTCGCGCCGTAATTCACGACCAGGATCTGATCCGCTCCGCGTTTCCCGAATGGGATACCCTTCACCGGACCATGACATCGCCCGACGTGCTCAATGTCGTCATCGATATCGTGTTCGACTGGCTGAGCATCACCGTTGCCATCCTGATCCTGCTGCGTGTCGGATGGTGGACGGCACCGGCGGCTGTTGCATGGATCGGTAACCGGCAGCGTGCGCTCGGCAACCTGCTGCACGACGCCGCACACCGCAATTTTGCCCGTTCCAGTCGGCTCAACGACGCGCTCGCGCGACTTTTCATCGCGCCGGCGCTCTTCAACGGTCTAGCCCTCTATCGGGAACTCCACGCCCGCCATCACGCGTGGCTCGGCGACCCCACGCACGACCCTGACTACATCGCCGTTCAGCCCGGGCCTGGGGACGGCTGGTGGCAACCGTTTCTCAAGGTGCTGCTTGCGCCAGCGGCCTGGTCAGCTTCAATATTCGGCCACCTGCATCTACGGCGGCTCGGCTGGATGCAGCGGTTGGGCATCATCGGATGGTGGGTCGCCGTACTGGGTGCCGTGACACTTGTGCGGGGTGTTCATGCGGCGGCGCTTTTTTTCGGCATCTGGATGCTGGCGAGAGCCACCTTCTTTCACGCGATCACCACGTTTCGTGAGCTGTGCGATCACTTCGGTCTGGCGCGAGGCGGGATTTTCAGTTACACGCGTGACGTCTCGTCCCGCAGCGTCATGCGCTGGATCATTCACCCGCACAACAACGGCTACCACCTCATGCATCACCTGATGCCGTCGATTCCCTATCACCGCCTGCCTCGCGCACAGCGCAGGCTGCTGGCTTTGCCCGCCTTCGCCAGCGAGGCGAGAGTCTGCCATGCGTACTTTCGCGGCCCTGAGGCCGTCGTGCGCGAATGGGAAGTCCAGGGAGGTGAAAATGCTGCAGCGTAA
- a CDS encoding helix-turn-helix domain-containing protein: protein MPANGRPPFSSDDIHAYMPENVTIKSVKHIGIALFDGFALCETASVIELFQCANALVSGDRGRAVPYQVYLLSSAGGCVASSSSVNVWTESVDTPRHVRHFQVLFVAGGAGVQHIACDRQSMEWLRRTGERAGLVYAIAEGHQLLEGAGFRCAQAGWCIDEQASVGGRTALRAPRTHEVSPAIRAALSIIQEDLGGEIVRPIPHDIMSPALTQLTDMICRTATRDVSEKIRAAARWLEANGNQPLAIGRAAEAAAMSGRNFLRRFKAEMGVTPCDYLLHLRLDRCCRLLVETRLPVDKIARRCGVGSGGRLAKLFRRHLGKTPTDYRAIQRWSGESSQGD, encoded by the coding sequence TTGCCTGCCAACGGGCGGCCACCCTTTTCCAGCGACGATATTCACGCATACATGCCAGAGAACGTTACGATCAAGTCAGTGAAGCATATTGGTATTGCATTATTCGACGGATTTGCGCTCTGCGAGACCGCTTCTGTGATCGAACTGTTCCAGTGTGCCAATGCACTCGTTTCAGGTGACCGGGGGCGTGCAGTGCCGTACCAGGTGTATCTGCTTTCGAGTGCCGGCGGTTGCGTCGCAAGCTCGTCTTCGGTCAACGTGTGGACCGAAAGCGTCGACACGCCGCGCCATGTCAGGCATTTCCAGGTGCTTTTCGTCGCAGGCGGGGCAGGCGTTCAACACATCGCGTGTGACAGGCAGAGCATGGAGTGGCTGCGCCGAACAGGTGAGCGTGCCGGGCTCGTTTATGCCATTGCCGAAGGGCACCAGCTACTGGAAGGAGCCGGGTTCAGATGCGCGCAAGCCGGTTGGTGCATCGACGAACAGGCTTCAGTTGGGGGGAGAACGGCCCTCCGGGCGCCGAGGACGCACGAGGTGTCTCCGGCGATTCGCGCGGCGTTGAGCATCATCCAGGAAGACCTTGGCGGTGAGATTGTGCGCCCGATTCCGCACGACATCATGTCACCGGCGCTGACGCAACTTACCGACATGATCTGTCGAACGGCGACGCGCGATGTCAGCGAGAAGATCAGGGCCGCTGCGCGATGGCTGGAGGCAAATGGCAACCAGCCACTTGCGATCGGGCGGGCTGCCGAGGCGGCAGCAATGAGCGGCAGGAACTTCCTGCGACGTTTCAAGGCGGAAATGGGCGTCACACCGTGCGACTACCTCCTGCATCTGCGCCTCGACAGGTGTTGCCGTTTGCTCGTCGAGACCCGTCTGCCAGTCGACAAGATCGCGCGACGTTGCGGCGTGGGCAGCGGCGGGCGACTCGCCAAGCTGTTTCGCAGGCATCTCGGCAAGACCCCTACCGACTACAGGGCCATCCAGCGCTGGTCGGGCGAATCCAGCCAGGGAGACTGA
- a CDS encoding FAD-binding and (Fe-S)-binding domain-containing protein, with the protein MRARVRGEVRFDAGSKALYASDASNYRQIPLGVVVPADIEDLVATLDVCRRKDVPFLTRGGGTSQNGQCVNVAVVADASKYVNRVVSVDAKTRTAIVEPGAICDTLRDAAEAHGLTFAPDPATHSRCTLGGMIANNSCGAHSVMAGKTVENVEALEIATYDGARFWVGPTSDAELDAIICEGGRRGEIYRKLRDLRDRYAGHIRDEFPQIKRRVSGFNLDQLLPENGFNVARALVGTEGTCAVTLRAKVRLVHSPACRVLLVLGFKDIYTAADAVPHFNRFSPLAIEGLDRGIIRGLEVRGLKSEEIALLPEGDAWVVLEFGADTVHDALSQAQEADGYFKAGLGGENVTSFVVEQKVKQQKIWSIRETGASAVSLSIDPATPDPIVGWEDAAVDPMRLGDYLRQFQTLVDRYGYETCLYGHFGDGCVHARITFDIRTPEGVLRWREFLRDSAQLVVDYGGSLSGEHGDGQAKAEFLPIMYGPEVMRAMEEFKAIWDPANRLNPGKVVNAYRADENLRMGPSYKPVKLTTKLTFASREGDGLQRAVERCIGMGKCRSLDGGTMCPSFRATREEKYSTRGRAHLLWEMLQGEVITDGWNSREVKEALDGCLACKGCKSDCPTHTDMASYKAEFLSHYYQRHRRPRQAMFMGRIGQWAPLASRFPWLTNLMTSSRFIAPISKWVAGVAPQRDLPLFASKPFRQLADGHRVRDRHPNAKQTGKVILWVDTFNDHFSPQIASAAFDVLTLLGYDVVLPHKRLCCGRPLYDYGLIDQAKALLRRAVDELSEDILLGVPVVGLEPGCLSVFKDELLKQLPQDDIARKLSAQTHLLSDFLAETEFQWPTLDADVIVHGHCHQKSLFGMHGETALLDKLGVRWKLLDTGCCGMAGSFGFNNEHYDLSMKVAEDKLLPLLRAAPPDALIMTNGFSCREQIEQGVKRPVLHIAELALRALRSGHGGRPVSRSSIAGGLTSASNSASFRPMQRDQA; encoded by the coding sequence GACGTTCCATTTTTGACCCGCGGAGGGGGTACCTCGCAGAACGGGCAGTGCGTGAATGTGGCCGTGGTGGCCGACGCGAGCAAGTATGTGAATCGCGTGGTATCGGTAGATGCGAAGACGCGCACGGCCATCGTTGAGCCGGGCGCGATCTGCGACACGCTGCGCGACGCCGCCGAAGCGCACGGCCTCACGTTCGCCCCCGACCCGGCCACGCACAGCCGATGCACGCTCGGCGGCATGATCGCCAACAACTCGTGCGGGGCGCATTCGGTGATGGCTGGGAAGACCGTGGAAAACGTTGAGGCGCTCGAGATCGCCACTTACGATGGCGCGCGCTTCTGGGTAGGCCCGACGAGCGACGCGGAACTCGATGCCATCATTTGCGAAGGTGGAAGGCGCGGTGAGATTTATCGCAAGCTGCGCGATTTGCGCGACCGCTACGCGGGTCACATCCGCGACGAGTTTCCACAAATCAAACGACGCGTCTCTGGTTTTAATCTCGACCAGTTGCTCCCGGAGAACGGCTTCAACGTGGCGCGCGCGCTCGTCGGCACGGAAGGCACGTGCGCGGTGACGCTTCGGGCCAAGGTTCGACTGGTGCATAGCCCGGCATGTCGCGTGCTGTTGGTGCTCGGCTTCAAGGACATTTACACAGCGGCGGATGCGGTACCGCATTTCAATCGCTTTTCACCCCTCGCCATCGAAGGGCTCGATCGCGGCATCATTCGTGGTCTGGAGGTGCGCGGACTGAAATCGGAAGAGATCGCGCTGCTGCCTGAAGGCGACGCTTGGGTCGTGCTCGAATTCGGCGCCGACACGGTTCACGACGCGCTTTCGCAAGCGCAGGAAGCGGATGGGTACTTCAAGGCGGGCTTGGGTGGTGAGAATGTCACGAGTTTCGTCGTCGAGCAGAAGGTGAAGCAGCAGAAGATCTGGTCGATTCGTGAGACGGGTGCATCCGCTGTTTCGCTGTCGATCGATCCGGCTACGCCAGACCCGATCGTCGGCTGGGAAGATGCTGCGGTCGACCCAATGCGTCTCGGCGATTATCTGCGTCAGTTCCAGACGCTGGTCGACCGCTACGGCTACGAGACGTGCCTTTACGGACACTTCGGCGACGGTTGCGTGCATGCGCGAATCACGTTCGATATTCGAACGCCGGAAGGCGTGCTCAGGTGGCGCGAATTCTTGCGCGATTCGGCGCAACTTGTTGTCGACTACGGCGGGTCACTGTCCGGCGAACATGGCGATGGACAAGCGAAGGCCGAGTTCCTTCCGATTATGTACGGGCCCGAAGTCATGCGGGCAATGGAGGAGTTCAAGGCCATCTGGGATCCTGCGAACCGGCTGAATCCAGGTAAGGTCGTGAACGCGTACCGCGCGGATGAGAATCTGCGCATGGGACCGTCGTACAAGCCCGTGAAGCTCACGACGAAACTGACGTTTGCCAGCCGCGAAGGCGATGGCTTGCAGCGCGCGGTGGAGCGTTGCATCGGCATGGGGAAGTGCCGTTCTCTTGATGGCGGCACCATGTGTCCGAGTTTTCGCGCGACGCGCGAAGAAAAGTATTCGACCCGTGGCCGCGCGCATCTGCTCTGGGAAATGCTGCAAGGAGAAGTTATCACCGACGGATGGAACAGCCGCGAGGTGAAGGAAGCGCTAGATGGCTGTCTCGCGTGCAAGGGCTGCAAGTCGGACTGTCCAACGCATACCGACATGGCGTCGTACAAGGCCGAGTTCTTGTCTCACTACTACCAGCGTCATCGCCGGCCCAGGCAGGCGATGTTCATGGGCAGGATCGGGCAATGGGCGCCGCTGGCGAGTCGTTTTCCATGGCTCACGAATCTTATGACGTCGTCGCGTTTCATCGCGCCTATCAGCAAGTGGGTCGCGGGCGTCGCGCCGCAGCGCGATCTGCCGCTTTTCGCGTCGAAACCGTTCAGACAACTTGCGGATGGTCATCGCGTACGCGACAGGCATCCGAATGCAAAGCAGACGGGCAAGGTCATTCTGTGGGTTGATACCTTCAACGATCATTTCTCGCCTCAAATTGCAAGCGCCGCATTCGATGTCCTGACACTGCTCGGATACGACGTGGTATTGCCTCACAAGCGTCTGTGTTGCGGGCGTCCGCTGTATGACTACGGGCTCATTGACCAGGCGAAGGCCTTGTTGCGACGCGCGGTCGACGAGCTATCGGAAGACATCCTGCTCGGCGTTCCGGTCGTCGGACTTGAGCCCGGTTGTCTGTCCGTGTTCAAGGACGAATTACTCAAGCAGTTGCCGCAGGATGACATTGCGCGAAAGCTCTCGGCGCAAACGCATCTCTTGTCGGACTTCCTCGCCGAAACGGAATTTCAGTGGCCGACGCTCGATGCCGATGTCATCGTGCACGGGCATTGTCATCAGAAATCGCTGTTCGGCATGCATGGCGAAACCGCGCTGCTCGACAAACTCGGTGTGCGCTGGAAGCTGCTCGATACAGGATGCTGCGGCATGGCTGGATCGTTCGGTTTCAACAACGAGCACTATGATTTGTCGATGAAAGTAGCGGAAGACAAGCTGCTGCCGCTCTTGCGCGCAGCCCCGCCGGATGCATTGATCATGACCAACGGCTTCAGTTGCCGTGAGCAGATCGAACAAGGTGTGAAGCGACCGGTCCTGCATATCGCCGAGCTCGCGCTTCGTGCGCTCAGGAGCGGGCATGGCGGCCGTCCGGTTTCTCGATCCAGTATAGCGGGCGGCCTGACTTCAGCTTCAAACAGTGCATCTTTTCGCCCAATGCAGAGAGATCAGGCCTGA
- a CDS encoding ParA family protein, whose amino-acid sequence MPVVISFVSTKGGVGKTTVAANLGGLLVAFGLKVLAIDADVQPGLSRFFPVQYRSPQALSAVVTSGGNPSIDCISRTIFSNLDLVYSDTPDAALQAWLSRREDRLMILRRAMRSPLIEPYDVVLIDTQGAVGELQKSAAMAADLMVSPVKPDALSAGEFANGTIAMLDELNRLADFGESFRSGDLLALINAHERTTNARALAAVLRQRFAGHPKVRVLDTVIPSAAAYAAAATARIPVHDFDRRRRFDNSAWNVMHRLAWELFPSLANVYAGSPRRAMVDVGTINIRARDIGQGALA is encoded by the coding sequence GTGCCGGTAGTTATCTCCTTCGTCTCCACCAAAGGCGGCGTCGGTAAGACGACCGTCGCCGCCAATCTGGGCGGCCTGCTCGTAGCCTTCGGCCTGAAGGTGCTCGCGATCGATGCCGATGTCCAGCCGGGTCTAAGCAGGTTCTTTCCCGTCCAGTACCGTTCACCGCAGGCTCTGAGCGCTGTCGTGACCTCAGGCGGCAATCCGTCGATCGACTGCATCAGTCGCACGATTTTCTCGAATCTTGATCTCGTCTACTCCGATACGCCCGATGCAGCGCTGCAGGCGTGGCTGAGCCGGCGCGAGGATCGCCTGATGATCCTGCGCCGGGCGATGCGCAGCCCGCTGATCGAGCCGTATGACGTGGTGCTGATCGATACACAGGGTGCGGTAGGCGAACTGCAGAAGTCCGCGGCGATGGCGGCCGACCTCATGGTGTCGCCCGTGAAGCCGGATGCGCTCAGCGCCGGGGAGTTCGCCAACGGTACGATCGCCATGCTCGATGAGCTGAACCGGCTGGCCGACTTCGGCGAATCCTTCCGTTCCGGCGACCTGCTTGCGCTGATCAATGCGCACGAGCGCACCACCAATGCGCGGGCACTTGCCGCCGTGCTGCGGCAGCGGTTTGCCGGGCATCCAAAAGTCCGGGTCCTCGACACTGTGATCCCGTCAGCGGCCGCCTATGCGGCCGCGGCGACGGCGCGCATTCCCGTGCACGACTTCGATCGTCGCCGCCGGTTCGACAATTCGGCCTGGAATGTCATGCACCGTCTCGCATGGGAACTGTTCCCGTCGCTGGCGAATGTGTATGCCGGGTCACCGCGACGTGCGATGGTCGACGTCGGTACGATCAACATCCGGGCTCGCGACATCGGGCAGGGGGCGCTCGCATGA
- a CDS encoding helix-turn-helix domain-containing protein, with amino-acid sequence MSSTTDHGDYHQRVAQVREHLGLSQDKMARQLGLSLRAYANYERGERAVPVELLRALYEQFSVDPVWLMTGDGNMILDRDVHYRLDQKTLDSVLVAVARIEQRLDVPLDAKKKARLIGLLYEQCQLLGESAEQILKDSRISRLAR; translated from the coding sequence ATGTCAAGCACCACGGATCACGGCGACTACCATCAGCGTGTCGCGCAGGTGCGCGAACACCTCGGCCTGTCGCAGGACAAGATGGCCCGGCAGCTCGGCCTTTCCCTGCGTGCCTATGCGAATTACGAGCGCGGCGAGCGTGCGGTACCGGTCGAACTGCTGCGCGCGCTCTATGAGCAGTTTTCAGTCGATCCCGTCTGGCTGATGACGGGTGACGGCAACATGATTCTCGACCGCGATGTGCACTACCGGCTCGACCAGAAGACGCTCGACAGCGTGCTGGTCGCCGTCGCACGCATCGAGCAGCGTCTTGATGTGCCGCTCGACGCGAAGAAAAAGGCGCGACTCATTGGCCTGCTCTACGAGCAGTGCCAGTTGCTGGGCGAGAGTGCCGAGCAGATCCTGAAGGACTCGCGCATCAGTCGTCTCGCACGCTGA
- a CDS encoding sodium:solute symporter: MLQRNLGAIHVAALLVSASYGVAFLLGSGEMALHAGMAGSLYAIVTALGMLGLALAAPTLWRGRELIWDVFGERYGPVVRRLVALLSLVWMSGVLAAQIHGGIAVLVATGLPATHALVLIAAALLVMSCIELGIAAVLFACCLLATNIALVHALAASGGLPVYLHAWPSFIAEICTAPRAGTLVTIAAVGFLVITGSDYQQFAIAARRPRDAWLGCVLASLFLMVTGFLPAATVVAALRAGKLYGLSETASAIPWIMLQTSGAMGMICIGVILLAALGSGTAITRAMSSALEGLYSRDGRHGHASDGHHGHASRVLIVAIGCAIATDGQAIVSTIVSLNVVYVAAVGLLFLLHETGRRVAPRCASWMLLSGAATSLLVSSMNWTDIGNLPAWLPLPAGLLASACVLAAWRFTRVPGRARS; this comes from the coding sequence ATGCTGCAGCGTAATCTCGGTGCGATCCACGTGGCCGCGCTGCTCGTCTCGGCCAGCTACGGTGTCGCCTTCCTGCTCGGTTCCGGCGAAATGGCACTGCATGCCGGCATGGCGGGCAGTCTGTATGCGATCGTCACCGCACTGGGCATGCTCGGGCTTGCGCTGGCCGCGCCGACACTCTGGCGGGGCCGCGAACTCATCTGGGACGTGTTTGGCGAGCGGTACGGTCCGGTGGTGCGCAGGCTCGTCGCGCTGCTCTCGCTCGTGTGGATGTCCGGCGTACTGGCCGCCCAGATCCATGGCGGTATCGCCGTGCTCGTCGCGACGGGCCTGCCGGCAACCCATGCACTGGTGCTGATCGCCGCGGCGCTGCTGGTCATGTCCTGCATTGAGCTCGGCATCGCTGCGGTGCTCTTTGCGTGCTGCCTGCTGGCGACGAACATCGCGCTTGTGCATGCGCTCGCCGCATCGGGCGGCCTGCCCGTGTACCTGCATGCGTGGCCGTCCTTCATTGCGGAGATATGCACTGCGCCACGAGCCGGGACCCTGGTCACCATTGCAGCGGTCGGCTTTCTGGTCATCACGGGATCCGACTATCAACAGTTCGCCATCGCGGCGCGCCGACCGCGAGATGCGTGGCTGGGCTGCGTGCTCGCGAGCCTCTTCCTGATGGTGACGGGGTTTCTTCCGGCCGCGACGGTCGTCGCTGCGCTTCGCGCCGGCAAGCTGTACGGCCTGAGCGAGACCGCGAGTGCGATCCCATGGATCATGCTGCAGACCAGTGGGGCGATGGGGATGATTTGCATCGGCGTTATCCTCCTGGCCGCGCTCGGATCGGGAACGGCCATCACGCGAGCGATGTCGTCGGCCCTTGAGGGCCTATATTCGCGTGATGGCCGCCACGGCCACGCGAGTGATGGTCACCACGGCCACGCGTCGCGCGTGCTGATCGTTGCCATCGGATGCGCAATCGCGACGGACGGTCAGGCGATCGTATCAACCATCGTTTCGTTGAACGTCGTGTATGTTGCGGCCGTCGGGTTGCTGTTTCTCCTTCACGAGACCGGACGACGCGTTGCGCCGCGCTGCGCATCATGGATGTTGCTCTCTGGCGCCGCGACCTCCCTGCTCGTTTCGTCGATGAACTGGACTGATATCGGAAATCTGCCCGCCTGGCTCCCGCTGCCGGCCGGGTTGCTGGCGTCCGCCTGCGTGCTGGCCGCATGGCGATTCACCCGCGTGCCGGGGCGCGCGCGATCCTGA
- a CDS encoding helix-turn-helix domain-containing protein encodes MIGSRFYTLEEIARELHIAPATARNRLTLGLPMPPSIRVGRRRLFPADEYEKWIASQLTHSGANGTVGDATEAPDPDPHGPAYDPT; translated from the coding sequence ATGATCGGTAGCCGGTTTTACACGCTGGAAGAGATTGCGCGCGAGCTGCATATCGCGCCAGCGACTGCACGCAACCGGCTCACGCTCGGGCTGCCGATGCCACCGTCAATCCGCGTGGGGCGCCGTCGTCTTTTTCCCGCTGACGAGTATGAAAAGTGGATTGCCTCGCAACTCACGCACTCTGGCGCGAACGGGACCGTGGGCGACGCCACTGAGGCGCCCGATCCTGATCCACATGGGCCGGCTTACGACCCGACCTAG
- a CDS encoding HTH-type transcriptional regulator ArgP produces the protein MLNMTELETFAAVVEYRSFSQAAAALNISSAAATRRVKRLERSTGALLLIREPTVMPTQAGEKVYRHFMSIRLREDDLLREIEPGRAATTALALAINADSLATWFEPVTRELVQYHVELEILVDDQDHTLDALARGDVKGFLSTQAEPVGERFAAEPVGQMRYQCVASPGFAREHFAGGLILPGALKAPAILFDRKDRLHDIFLRSYFGATVGRYIKHYLPSPSALFNAIVDGVGYGLVPAMQAEPRIIDGRLVALAPDHDVMIDLYWHHWEQEPESLAKISALVMEAARRSLVQPAPEGDGGS, from the coding sequence ATGTTGAACATGACCGAACTGGAAACGTTTGCCGCGGTCGTTGAGTATCGCAGTTTCTCGCAGGCGGCCGCGGCACTAAACATCTCTTCTGCTGCAGCGACACGCCGGGTCAAGCGGCTTGAAAGGTCAACGGGGGCACTCCTCCTGATCCGCGAACCGACCGTGATGCCGACGCAGGCAGGAGAAAAAGTCTATCGTCATTTCATGTCCATCCGGCTTCGGGAGGACGACCTGCTACGGGAAATCGAGCCCGGAAGAGCCGCGACCACTGCGCTGGCACTGGCAATCAACGCCGATTCCCTTGCAACCTGGTTCGAGCCGGTGACGCGCGAACTGGTGCAGTACCATGTCGAGCTTGAGATTCTGGTCGATGACCAGGATCACACGCTCGATGCGCTTGCCCGCGGCGACGTCAAAGGCTTTCTTTCGACGCAGGCGGAGCCTGTGGGTGAGCGTTTCGCGGCCGAGCCGGTCGGACAGATGCGCTATCAGTGTGTCGCTTCGCCCGGGTTCGCCCGCGAACATTTCGCTGGCGGCCTGATCCTGCCCGGCGCGCTCAAGGCACCAGCCATCCTGTTTGACCGCAAGGACAGGTTGCACGACATATTTCTCAGGTCGTACTTCGGCGCGACAGTCGGCAGGTACATCAAGCACTATTTGCCTTCACCGTCGGCGTTGTTCAATGCAATTGTTGACGGCGTCGGGTATGGTCTCGTACCTGCGATGCAGGCCGAGCCGCGAATCATTGACGGCAGACTGGTTGCGCTCGCCCCCGATCACGACGTGATGATCGATCTGTACTGGCATCACTGGGAGCAGGAGCCCGAGTCGCTCGCGAAGATCAGTGCACTGGTGATGGAAGCGGCACGCCGAAGCCTGGTTCAGCCGGCTCCGGAGGGAGACGGCGGCAGTTGA
- a CDS encoding EAL domain-containing protein codes for MTRNGEQIVVLIDRAVPEDLANAHAVCSDHSIVDAVVAALGDAPVFTSMGPIRAAIGASIPTCDGTPFDPEKEASAEMRMGTRKWRTRYARDMEIAGELLGAMERDELCFRYEKVCSATGTECVSYWEALLCRTGDGVPVSVGKWIPALERLGLVSRLDRWVVTTVIDTLRAHPDMSLGCNVSIQSAALGGWRSMVIETLAGEPQVAARLVIELTESAPLTDIDAVADFVRALQQLGCRVALDDIGAGYSSVRSLMELSVDIAKVDGGYLHRARSNGCVRVHLGALIRLARRCASHVVVERVEDEEDLHISQACGAHWVQGYLFEPIFVAGLAQSASEPERTDVRDGRSCGRKEKS; via the coding sequence ATGACGCGCAACGGAGAGCAGATTGTCGTTCTGATTGACCGAGCTGTTCCTGAAGACCTGGCGAACGCTCACGCAGTTTGCAGCGACCATAGCATCGTCGATGCGGTCGTCGCGGCGCTGGGCGACGCGCCGGTGTTCACGTCGATGGGCCCGATCCGCGCAGCCATCGGTGCATCGATCCCGACCTGCGACGGCACACCGTTCGACCCCGAAAAAGAAGCATCCGCGGAGATGCGCATGGGCACCAGAAAGTGGCGGACCCGATACGCGCGGGACATGGAAATTGCCGGGGAACTGCTAGGCGCGATGGAACGCGACGAGTTGTGCTTCCGCTATGAGAAGGTCTGCAGCGCGACCGGTACGGAGTGCGTCAGCTATTGGGAGGCGTTGTTGTGCAGGACCGGAGATGGCGTACCGGTCAGTGTAGGCAAGTGGATTCCCGCTCTCGAACGGCTCGGACTGGTGAGCCGCCTCGACAGATGGGTCGTGACGACCGTGATCGATACGCTGCGTGCGCATCCGGACATGTCGCTGGGCTGTAACGTGTCGATTCAGAGTGCAGCGCTCGGCGGCTGGCGGTCGATGGTCATCGAAACCCTTGCCGGGGAGCCTCAGGTCGCGGCACGGCTCGTCATCGAGTTGACGGAAAGCGCGCCGCTGACCGACATCGACGCAGTCGCGGACTTCGTCCGGGCGCTGCAACAGCTCGGATGTCGCGTCGCTCTCGATGACATCGGTGCAGGCTACAGTTCCGTGCGGAGTCTTATGGAACTGAGTGTGGACATTGCAAAAGTCGATGGTGGATATCTGCATCGGGCCCGCTCGAACGGATGCGTTAGAGTACATTTGGGTGCGCTGATCCGTCTGGCGCGAAGATGCGCTTCGCATGTGGTGGTCGAACGTGTCGAGGACGAGGAAGACCTGCACATATCCCAGGCCTGTGGCGCGCATTGGGTTCAGGGATATCTCTTTGAGCCGATCTTCGTCGCCGGTTTGGCGCAATCGGCGTCTGAGCCGGAACGGACTGATGTGCGAGATGGAAGGTCCTGCGGGAGAAAGGAGAAATCTTGA